Within Chaetodon auriga isolate fChaAug3 chromosome 7, fChaAug3.hap1, whole genome shotgun sequence, the genomic segment aaaatCAGCTAAATCACACCCTCATGTCACTTGTACTATATACTTTGAGTCagctgtatttatgtatttgtggaCATAATTAGATTGTTGTGGAGTGTAAGGAGCCATGGCCTCCTGGATTTTATCTGGTCCTGAGCTACATTGGCCTACTGGCcttcttctgcctcctcctggCATTCCTTGGACGCAAACTTCCTGATACATTCAATGAGGCCAAGCTCATcaccttcagcatgctgatCTTCTGGGCTGTGTGGATCTCTTTCATTCCAGCTTATGTCAGCTCTCCTGGGAAGTTCACTGTGGCTGTGGAAGTATTTGCTATATTAGCCTCCAGTTTTGGACTGTTACTATGCATTTTCGTGCCAAAATGTTATATAATTTTACTGCGTCCTGAGAGAAACATTAAGAAAGGCATGACTGGAAAATATCTTCAGTGAACCTATGCTGTAGGTCGTTATTTTAAGTGACCATcaagcacacattttttttttttttcaatttgtaattctgaaaatgcattttcataGTCAACATTAAAAACGTTatgaatgtgaaacaaaataaatttccacatgaaaaatgttaccctgttttgattttaattatatgcttcagttcatttgcaaatgactgcattctgcttttatttatgtctttcagagttccaacttttttgaaatcatAGTTGTATCTAAAGGTAGTATTAGCGATCAGTAAATTTTTGTATTTCATAATCTTCAGGCATTTTTCCAAATACAGTATacactcttttttctttgatcaAAAAGCTCACATTTGGTCAAACAGCCTTTGGCAAATATCACAGCTTGTAAAAGCTTTTTGTAGACAACCAAGAAGATCCAAGAGATCCAATGTATAAGCCTCTTGGATGAAAGGCAAAATGTCTTCCTGAACCTCAAGCAGGTCTTCTGAAGAATCCTCTTGGAATAGAGGTGAAACATCTTCTAGAAactcaagcaagtccagttgcctttagAAAGCAAGTACCATGACCCAGTAGCTGCGCTGGTCTCTTACCAACCCTGTGTCCTCTCACAGCTCTTGGCACCACACTGTTGCatggctgtttgtctgtttcttatTTATGGggataaaatctgtttttgatcTCCTATGCAACCCACATACTCACATCTTCACaacttctcctccttcctcagaGGTGCCCAGAGTCTTACATTTTGCAAGAACTGGACCTTTAGCACATCTATGGGATTTGGACAGAGTCCTAACTGCACTTCAACATCCCCTTTTTCAATTGCTTGGGATTGCTAAATTGAAGCGGTGTTCCCTTAAAACCGCATTCCAGTTAGCCGTATCTTTGCAATGATGATAGTTAAGCTGAAAGCACTGTTGATCCACAGTGACTGGTGCAGATTCTGGCCAATCAGGTCAGGTGCAGTCATTTGCCCCAACCTGGCATTCCTGGCAAGGGAGTTCCACCTAACCCAGTGAGTCCAGCTGTGGTCACTTTCGTCTtctgaggaagaacatgaagtCAAGTTGCTCCAGTCCATACTGCACTCTTCAAGGCCTTGGTGCAGTACATCTTGTGCACAGGCCCACAGGAAGACAACTTTGCTTTGTATCTGTTTGGAATCCAGTCATCTGGGGACATCCTTAAATAAATCTAAGCTGTCTCACTGAGCTGTTGACACAATTCTGCAGGTGTATGTGTTTTGGGGTGTGCCTTTCCCATCTGGGATTAGGGCAGACTTGACTAGCCTCTGTTGCTATCACATGTGCAGCAGCCACATGATCATCTTAATCTACATTCTAGAGGTTCTTACGCCAACTTACTTCAGAAACATGATCCATGATAGTAACTTATGTATTATGACAAAGGGTGTTGATTTGAGCAAACAAAAAATCTGTAATGGTACAATGCAAAGTTGTTTAACCAACAGTTACTTTCTACCAGCCAAGAGAGATGCAAGGCAGACATGGCCAATTAGGAAGATGgagtttacatccatgtctagACTCATGTACAGAGGACTTctaaggaatttaataaaaggtataaAGTGTATTTTTGGCCAAATGGAAATTATCACTGTAAAGACAAATATGATTCCAGTGAacaatttccagtgagaaacatgtctagagactatttttacagaggagtacagaggactgatagagcgcttcatcacatggtgcaacaagAATCatctgaagctcaatatcagcaaaaccagtgagcttgtggtggacaACAGTGCTTTAAAAATGGATGTTCCTGCAATGAATCCACAAATTCTATGTGGATGCTTCATACAATTCCAACCTGGTggcacagaagatctatacaatcaccatagtttcaaggtggacacccaagattagtgtcaccagtTCAGTATCcaaacaaatgtgaaatatggttaTAATCTCCCTCTCTGGTGGGTTATAGTGGTGAATAATGTCcacaaaagtgtttttgcagaacattatgtcaaaatgaaaattcattttgaccttttggataaatcttgtcatttcctcatttcatctTGTGATACTTctgtgtaattttttttctaCAACTAGCATACGAatgaccacacaaaacacaaaaatgtgttttgtgtggtcacagtgacctttaaccaccaaaatctaatcagttcatcctctaTTTAGAAAtctgtgtgaaattttgtcatagTCAGagtatgaattcttgagttctagccaaaaatgtgttttatgactTTATAGTGagcttgacctttgaccatcaAAATCTACTCAGTTTATCTTTAAGTCCAAGTAAaggtttgtgccaaatttgaatgAAATTCCCTCAAAGTGCTCCTGAGATTTCATGTTGATAAGAATGGGACAGATGTACAGACGTATTGATGGACAacttgaaaacaaaatgcttcaGAGAGGCAACTATAGGCTATCACTGCCACACAGGCAtaagaaaatcaaaataatgataTCTTAAAAATTATATCTTTACCAAACAGCAATGATATACCATGATGGCATTTAAATGGACTGAATCTAAATTCTACACTCAAACTGTTAGCTGAGGTGTTTAAATTCAAAATATGATCCACCAATGTTTTCATTGTATAGTAGATCATATTGCCATTTACCAATTTATTCGcatttttctccatctgtgttGTACTGAATTATGTTCAACTTTGCATTGCTTTTATGAGCCCTATTGTAATCATATTTTATATCTATATTTACACTTacttgttttactgtttattctGATCCCACTTCCAAAGATGAGTTTATATACAGAGAAcatcacacaacatgaaaaaCCATCAGACAAACTCGGGAGAGTGACAAGCTATAGCAAACTTAAAAATACTAGCACATTATAAACATACATCATGAGGAACATGTAGATGCCAATATTTACTGTCCAGTGAAGGAATTTTAGCAATGAACCTTGAGTGATGTGTTCATTAAAGCATATTTAAATCTTTGGTTAACACCAAAAACAGTTCTTGATTGTCATTGGTTGATGCAGCAATGACTCATATGACCTGTGAAATGAAGTAAGCATCACAGTTTTTATATAGTCTACTTCATAACCCTTTCAGAGACTGTGGGAGAACCATCATCTCCAGCATACACACTCAGTCTTTATGGGGTCAGCAAGGACACTGCATTCAACCTTGATTGGGGCTTCAACCTGGCTATTTCTTGGGGTATTATTTAGCCttctttttgctgtgttttctgatgttcCAAAATGTACCGAGGAACTTAAAGAACTAAGGTTACAAGGTGtgataaaagaagaaagacgtaaaagagagagactgactggtttgaggatggagggagtgagTGGTGTTGCTTCGAGCTTACCGAAGTGTGCGAAACTGCTAGACAGTGAGCCTGTGGCGTTGCAGTCAGAAGGGGATTTCGTGATTGGAGGTCTTTTTCCTCTACATTATGTGGCCCCTAAGCCACAGCACAGCTACCAAAGGAAACCTCAGATTATGCCTTGCAGCGGGTGAGGATACACTGAGTATGTGATATAAtcccacagaaaaaaaaatctctcattttccaaaaaataaGAGACTAAAATCATTTCCTCTTGCTGTGATTAGAACTCTATGATGCTAGTACACTGTTATATTGGCTTCTGATAGTATGTTTTCCGTCTCATGATTAATTACATGGACTGTTCACAACTTTATTCAATTTTCTACAGGTTTGATCACAGAGCCTTCCGCTGGATGATGACCATGGCGTTTGCAGTGGAGGAAATTAACAGTAATTCAAGCCTGTTACCAGGTGTTAAACTGGGGTACTGGATCATAGACAGCTGTGACCATGTCCACACCAGTCTGCGTGCTCTTTTCTCGTTGGTCAGTCACTCCAAAGCTGTGTTGAGTGAGGTGAAACAAATGCAAGAAACTGAAGAAAGATCAAATATGCTAAAGGAAAATGGAACAAGAATGGAGGGggtaaagacagtgaaaaaaacaagaacgAAAATGATGCTGACTATGTTGAAAAAGAGAGGCATTGAAAATCACcattttgaaaataatggaAAGTACATAAAAGAAAATGGAACAGAGGACAGAATGGAAATGAGTACACAGTCTGAAACTTTGCCCTCATGTCTGGCTGACtctcctgtgtctgctgtgatcGGTCTTGCATCCTCCTCCCCTACAAGAGCTGTAGCTCACACTCTTGGGCCTCTCCACCTCCCACTGGTAAGAGACAAATGAAACGGCAGAATTATGCACAGGACTGTATATTTCATAGGCTGTCCTTGCTTccaaaactgtgtttttgtaataACTCACACAATAATCATTCAAAATATTgaatgtttcattcattttttttctttaatctcaTCTCAGTAATGATACAATTAACTTTATGTCACTATAGGTGAGTTATTTTGCCACATGCACCTGTCTTACTGACAAGCAGATGTACCCTTCATTCTTGCGGACTGTGCCGAGTGATCTCTTTCAAGTTAGAGGTCTTGTTCAGCTGGTCACCTTCTTAGGCTGGTTCTGGGTGGGCACAATAGAGACCACGGTGAGATAAAGACTTTATATTTAGCCATTAGCCAGTTAACAACACCAACATGATTTTCAAGACCCGTCTCTATATTTCAGGATGACTACAGTCATTATGGCATCCAAGAATTCTCTAATCAGTTCAGACAACGAGGTGGGTGTCTGGCATTTCATCTGACTATCCCCAAATcaccaacagcagctgagatACAAGAAATGgcagacaggctgcagagatCAACCGCACAGGTAGTGGTGGTCTTTGCTTCAGAGGGACAGCTGTTGAATCTGCTCTTAGAGGTCAGCACTCTACATCTCAGATAATATATTTGACAAGTCATAACATATTAGAATATGCAGTatttaaattaaatatataaaaatcaGGACTATACAAACAATGTTGATGCTCATGGTAATCTATGTGCTGACTTATCATGACATGCACACCTTTCTTGCAGTTGGCTCAGAGAAATGTGACAGGGATTCAGTGGATAGCGAGTGAATCCTGGGTGGCTGCTCGCCTTCTGACCTCACCCACCTTCCACCCTGTCCTGGAGGGCACACTGGGCTTCTCTTTCCCTGGAGTTAGGATCCCTGGCTTGAAAGAATTCCTGCTGAATATCCGGCCATCTCCCAGACCTGGGATGGAATTTGTAAACATGTTCTGGGAAGAGCTGTTTGGTTGTAGGCTTGAGTTTGAAGGAGTTGGATccaaagaaaatgaagctgaTACCATGAATAACTTTGTAGGACTGGATCCTTCTGGTTACAAATTAGGCTCTAAAAACAGTTCTGGGTTGTTGATCGAGTCTAAAGTCAGAAAAGCAAGCACATTCAAGGCGTCAGCTGATGAAAACTGTAAAGTTGGTGATGAAAAGACAATTTGCACAGGTTCAGAGGATCTGCGATACACTGACAGCAGTTACACAGATGTGTCTCAGGTCAGAATATCCTATAATGTTTACAAAGCTGTGTATGCCATCGCCCATGCTCTGCACACTTTATTGAACTGTGATTCTGCAGGACAAAACAAGGGAATGTGTGAGAAACATAAACCAGTCACTTCTAGGCAGgtaaattaaacaaatgcaaataaataaatagttgaATAATTTCGTCATTTTaggttttcctttttttagttCTTGCATCATTTTGGTGGCCTAtatgttctcctctctctttgttttttctccctcctttcataCAGTTGCTGCATCATTTGAAGAAAGTGAATTTTACCAACCAGTTTGAGGAGAAGATATATTTTGACTCCAACGGAGAGCCAGTCCCTCTCTATGACATCATTAACTGGCAAAAGGACAGCCAGGGTCAAATTAGGTGAAATATTATGCTTCAAAATACAGTAATAAAACTGTCAACTGACAAATGATGATTGAAAactgttatttatgtttattgtggTGGATTGCAAGAATTTTATGCTTTGTTTAGATTTGTCAAAGTGGGAAGCTATGATGGTTCGGCTCCCTTGAAACAACAGTTGCAGATGGAGAAGAACACCATTGTATGGACCAAAGGACAGTCACAGGTGGGTCATAAGTCCCCTAAAGTTTCTTCATGggataaaaaaaagttgatgaGAGATGCATGAATGAAATTCCTGTCGTTTTTCCTCTGTGTAAAAACGATTGTTCCACCAAGCATTTATAGTCTACAGCAAATCTTGATGTGTGATTTTACACTTTTGGTTACTCAGGTGCCTGTATCTCAGTGTACTGCTCCGTGCCCCCCTGGCAGCAGGCAGGCCAGACGTCCTGGAGAGCcccactgctgctttgactgTTTGCCCTGTGCAGAAGGAGAGATCAGCAACCAGACTGGTAGCCCActaatgttttcttcatctATATATTTTCTAGCTTCTGTAAAAACCAGAAAACctttaaaaccacagaaaacTTGCACAACTGGAGAGCAATCAAGTCATGTTATGTGGATGCAAACTGTTGTGTAGATTTGAAGTTCGTGCTTGTTAACAGAGGGTGTGTTGACTGTATGTGTCCCCAAAGGTTCCACCGAGTGCACAAAATGTCCTGAGTACCACTGGTCAGACAAAGACAAGGTGAAATGTGTGGCTGGGATTGAAGAATTCCTCTCTTTCTACGACACCATGGGCATCATCTTggtcacactcacactgctTGGTGTCGTCCTGACAACCATCATAACTACTGTCTTTCACTGTTTCCGTTACACACCAATCGTCAAGGCCAACAACTCAGAAATAAGTTTCTTGCTTCTCTTGTCACTCAAGCTTTGCTTCTTGTGCTCCCTGGTGTTCATTGGTCAGCCGTCTGTGTGGACATGTCGGCTCCGCCAGGCAGCATTTGGAATTagctttgtcctctgtctgtcctgcctcCTCGTTAAGACTATTGTGGTTCTCTTGGCCTTCCGAGCTAACGTACCTGGTTCCAGGGCTCTGAAGCTGTTTGGTCCCTCTCAACAGAGGTTTCTGATCCTCTGTACCACAGCTCCTCAGGTGGGAGGACTATTGGACCACCAGTGATATTAACCCTAACTTGTGACCATTTTAACTCAACTTAAATCAAGTATTTCATCGTTACATACAATCATACATGCACTTGActatttttgtatgtttgatTTCAGTTATTGCCTATCCTCATATCTTGTCATCAggtttgtctctgtgctggttGGCTGTTGGGTGCGCCTCCCTTCCCATTCAGGAACCCAAACTACCAAGCATCAACAGGAAAAGTAAGAATGACAGCGTCTCACAATGTCTTTTTTAAACTATTCactaaattaaatgaaaattaaagCCCATTTGTCCCGGATTTGAAAATCCGAGACAAATGGGCTTTAATTTTCATCATTGAGATCAGACAAgaacaatatatatataaataaaaaatcagctAATTCACACCCTCATGTCATTTGTACTATATACTTTGAGTGagctgtatttatgtatttttgtacaTAATTAGATTGTTGTGGAGTGTAAGGAGCCATGGCCGCCTGGATTTTATCTGGTCCTGAGCTACATTGGACTACTGGCcttcttctgcctcctcctggCATTCCTTGGACGCAAACTTCCTGATACATTCAATGAGGCCAAACTCATcaccttcagcatgctgatCTTCTGGGCTGTGTGGATCTCTTTCATCCCAGCTTATGTCAGCTCTCCTGGGAAGTTCACTGTGGCTGTGGAAGTATTTGCTATATTAGCCTCCAGTTTTGGACTGTTACTATGCATTTTTGTACCAAAATGTTATATAATTTTACTACGTCCTGAGAGAAACATTAAGAAAGGCATGACTGGAAAATATCTTAGATGAATCTATGCTGTAGGTCGTTATTTTAAGTGACCATCAagcacacatttttattttttatttttttttcaatttgtaaatctgaaaatgtattttcatagTCAACATTAAAAACGTTCTGaatgtgaaacaaaataaaattccACATGAAAAATGTTATCCTGTTTTGATATTAATTATATgcttcagttcatttgcaaatgactgcattctgcttttatttatgtctttcaGAGTTCCAACTTTTTTCAAATCATAGTTGTATCTAAAGATGGTATGAGCAATCagtaaatgtttgcattttaaaatattcaggCATTTTTCCAAATACAGTACACACTCTTTTTTCATTGAACACATTGTAGAcagcagggttctaaattaacttttttgatcaccagccaatgtggctggtgaccttctaaagttaccagccaatcagaatttccactagccaaattttttcccggtgaaaataagagagattatgagtgccactgaatgcatttgatcattttatttacattattggcatgaaaaatgcacagaaagtacaacacatgaaacaaaatatacacagaaagtgcaaacatttaatttatacaaacaacaaatgctgtcagatttattattttctaaaagacatttttccagtatttagtatcattacattcctaataaaatgtatttttcctttcaacttaaagtgtttctgctttccttctttaataagaaatatatataagtaacagccatgacttaaacacttgcaaaaaattgcattggtaataaactgaactatgtatgtacaactagaaaacacaaatagcgcagcagtcagtattgcagactccttaggctctcctgatgacttcgggcactcatggtcctttactgcctcgactttaaattattagtccccaccacaaaattattcgtcttgtttttttctttcgtgtacaggcggcaatccttacaaaacatgacggcattttcgtgatcaaacacaagccattcacgacctgtcagccatttagcgttaaactttcttttcttcgtttcgcacgctttgtcgacattctcatcccctgcctccttcctcttctcgcccccagacgtctgtcccaaccacgcatttagtttaactttactttttacttttagctagctcagtctcctcttttacagtttatacgccgccgttcattcttcctcttcttctttgtgtttgcgtttccgtggtttctcgcgccggttgcactacaaactgtagtgtgcctgcgcacagccaatgggcgtcttgtacgtcatcacgtagcattacgacagtgttcatgggaaatgtaggacggactgtccgggggacaaatgaccaagaactgtagaacggctctgactgacatgattgcctaatgcattaccggccaaattggctagtaagtttttatttacacccgccaatatgaattttaacccgcatttggcgggttggcgggtgtaAATTTAGAACACTGGTAGACAGCCAAGAAGATCCAAGAAGATCCAATGTACAAGCATGTACAGACGTATTGatggacaacctgaaaacaaaatgcttcaGAGAGGCAGTTATAGGCTGTCACTGCCACACAGGcataataaaatcaaaataatgataTCTTAAAAAATTATATCTTTACCAAACAGCAATGATATACCATGATGGCATTTAAATGGACTGAATCTAAATTCTACACTCAAACTGATAGCTGAGGTGTTTAAGTTCAAAATAAGATCCACCGATGTTTTCATTGTATAGTAGATCATCTTGCCATTTAACAATTTGCACGTGTACAATTTGTAAgtttttctccatctgtgttGTACTGAATTATGTTCAACTTTGCAATGCTTTTATGAGCTCTATCATAATATTTTATATCTCTATAAAGCGcacttttcactgtttattcTGATCCCACTTCCAAAGATGAGTTTATATACATAGAGCATCACACAACATGAAACACCATCAGACAAACTTTGGAGACTGACAAGCTTTAGCAAACTTAAGAATACTAGCACATTATAAACATACATCATGATGAATATGTAGATGCCAATTTTTACTgtacagtaaaagaaaaaaaaaaaaaaaacagtgattttagcAATGAAGCTTGGGTGATATTTTCATTAAGCATATTTAAATCTTTGGTTAACACCGAAAGCAGTTCTTGATTGTCATTGGTTTATCCAGCAATGACTCATATGACCTGTGAAATGAAGTAAGCATCACAGTTTTTATATAGT encodes:
- the LOC143323386 gene encoding extracellular calcium-sensing receptor-like — encoded protein: MEGVSGVASSLPKCAKLLDSEPVALQSEGDFVIGGLFPLHYVAPKPQHSYQRKPQIMPCSGFDHRAFRWMMTMAFAVEEINSNSSLLPGVKLGYWIIDSCDHVHTSLRALFSLVSHSKAVTQSETLPSCLADSPVSAVIGLASSSPTRAVAHTLGPLHLPLVSYFATCTCLTDKQMYPSFLRTVPSDLFQVRGLVQLVTFLGWFWVGTIETTDDYSHYGIQEFSNQFRQRGGCLAFHLTIPKSPTAAEIQEMADRLQRSTAQVVVVFASEGQLLNLLLELAQRNVTGIQWIASESWVAARLLTSPTFHPVLEGTLGFSFPGVRIPGLKEFLLNIRPSPRPGMEFVNMFWEELFGCRLEFEGTICTGSEDLRYTDSSYTDVSQVRISYNVYKAVYAIAHALHTLLNCDSAGQNKGMCEKHKPVTSRQLLHHLKKVNFTNQFEEKIYFDSNGEPVPLYDIINWQKDSQGQIRFVKVGSYDGSAPLKQQLQMEKNTIVWTKGQSQVPVSQCTAPCPPGSRQARRPGEPHCCFDCLPCAEGEISNQTGSTECTKCPEYHWSDKDKVKCVAGIEEFLSFYDTMGIILVTLTLLGVVLTTIITTVFHCFRYTPIVKANNSEISFLLLLSLKLCFLCSLVFIGQPSVWTCRLRQAAFGISFVLCLSCLLVKTIVVLLAFRANVPGSRALKLFGPSQQRFLILCTTAPQVCLCAGWLLGAPPFPFRNPNYQASTGKIVVECKEPWPPGFYLVLSYIGLLAFFCLLLAFLGRKLPDTFNEAKLITFSMLIFWAVWISFIPAYVSSPGKFTVAVEVFAILASSFGLLLCIFVPKCYIILLRPERNIKKGMTGKYLR